A stretch of the Cucurbita pepo subsp. pepo cultivar mu-cu-16 chromosome LG16, ASM280686v2, whole genome shotgun sequence genome encodes the following:
- the LOC111777317 gene encoding uncharacterized protein LOC111777317 isoform X1, whose product MAEKKIIAICQSGGEFETGRDGMLLYHGGDAHAIDVDDKMKFNEFKVEVAEMFNCDMDTMSIKYFLPGNRKTLISLSNDKDLKRMLKFHGDSATVDIFVIMEEVMAPNISNLPASRSSRTTLSETVVPVDGTPLAVVHGIGDDNTESDIPLDGALDVVDDTNPLVTHIDIAGDITPILPLLGSSDDKNGKGAQQWQNTITGVGQRFSSVHEFRESLRKYAIAHQFAFRYKKNDSHRVTVKCKAECCPWRIHASRLSTTPLICIKKMNSTHTCEGAVATTGHQATRSWVASIVREKLKVFPNYKPKDIVHDIKQEYGIQLNYFQAWRGKEIAKEQLQGSYKEAYNQLPFLCEKIMDTNPGSLATCDTKEDSSFHRLFVSFHASLGGFQQGCRPLIFLDSIPLKSKYQGTLLAATAADGDDGFFPVAFSVVDTESDDNWGWFLLQLKSALSTSCPITFVADRQKGLTVSIASIFKGSFHGYCLRYLTEQLIRDLKGQFSHEVKRLIVEDFYAAAYAPKPENFQRCVESIKSISLEAYNWILQSEPQNWANAFFEGARYNHMTSNFGEMFYSWVSEAHELPITQMVDVIRVKIMELIYTRRADSDQWLTRLTPSMEEKLEKDGHKAHTLQVLIISAGNTFEVRGDSIEVVDVDHWDCTCKGWQLTGLPCSHAIAVLECLARSPYDFCSRYFTTESYRLTYSESVHPVPQVDLPIQKRSLQASVTVTPPPTRRPPGRPTSKRYGSPEVMKRQLQCSRCKGLGHNKSTCKELLQSV is encoded by the exons ATGGCTGAGAAGAAAATTATAGCTATTTGTCAATCAGGCGGTGAATTTGAGACTGGTAGAGATGGCATGCTTTTATACCATGGAGGAGATGCCCATGCTATTGATGTggatgataaaatgaagttTAATGAGTTCAAGGTGGAAGTAGCCGAAATGTTTAATTGTGATATGGACACTATGTCGATCAAATACTTTCTCCCTGGCAACAGGAAGACTCTCATTTCACTCTCCAATGACAAGGATCTAAAGCGCATGTTAAAGTTTCATGGAGATTCTGCCACTGTTGATATTTTTGTAATCATGGAAGAAGTTATGGCTCCCAACATCTCAAATTTGCCTGCCAGTAG GTCAAGTAGAACGACTTTGTCAGAAACAGTGGTACCGGTTGATGGTACCCCATTGGCTGTCGTCCATGGTATTGGGGATGATAATACCGAGTCTGATATCCCGCTTGATGGTGCACTGGATGTTGTGGATGACACAAACCCTTTAGTTACCCACATTGATATAGCAGGTGACATCACACcaattcttcctcttcttggTTCAAGTGATGACAAGAATGGCAAAGGTGCACAGCAGTGGCAGAATACCATTACTGGGGTGGGTCAACGATTTAGCAGTGTTCATGAGTTTCGGGAATCACTTCGTAAATATGCCATTGCACATCAATTTGCATTCAGGTACAAGAAAAATGATAGTCATCGGGTGACTGTTAAATGCAAGGCTGAATGTTGCCCTTGGCGGATTCATGCATCGAGATTATCAACCACTCCATTAATATGTATTAAGAAGATGAATTCCACACATACTTGTGAAGGAGCAGTTGCGACTACAGGTCACCAGGCTACAAGGAGTTGGGTGGCAAGTattgttagggagaagttaaAAGTTTTCCCAAATTACAAACCAAAAGATATTGTTCATGACATCAAACAGGAATATGGAATACAATTAAACTACTTTCAGGCCTGGCGTGGGAAAGAAATAGCAAAGGAGCAGCTTCAGGGCTCATATAAAGAAGCATATAATCAGTTACCTTTTTTATGTGAAAAAATAATGGATACGAATCCTGGTAGCCTTGCCACCTGCGACACTAAAGAAGACTCGAGCTTTCACCGTCTCTTTGTCTCGTTCCATGCTTCATTAGGTGGTTTCCAACAGGGTTGCCGTCCTCTTATTTTCCTCGACAGCATTCCTTTAAAGTCAAAATATCAAGGAACATTATTGGCTGCAACAGCTGCAGATGGAGATGATGGTTTTTTTCCTGTTGCTTTTTCCGTAGTAGATACAGAAAGTGATGATAACTGGGGCTGGTTTCTTTTACAATTGAAATCAGCGTTGTCAACATCTTGTCCTATAACGTTCGTGGCAGATAGACAGAAAGGTTTAACTGTTTCAATTGCGAGTATATTCAAGGGCTCGTTTCATGGTTATTGCCTAAGGTACTTGACTGAACAACTTATAAGAGACTTGAAAGGACAATTTTCTCATGAGGTGAAGCGGCTCATAGTTGAGGACTTCTATGCTGCTGCTTATGCACCTAAACCGGAAAATTTTCAGAGGTGCGTTGAAAGCATTAAAAGCATATCACTAGAAGCTTACAATTGGATCCTACAAAGTGAACCCCAGAATTGGGCCAATGCATTCTTCGAGGGTGCTAGGTATAACCACATGACATCAAACTTCGGAGAGATGTTCTATAGTTGGGTATCAGAGGCACATGAATTGCCCATCACGCAGATGGTTGACGTGATTAGGGTTAAGATAATGGAATTGATCTATACACGGCGGGCAGATTCTGATCAATGGTTGACGCGGCTAACCCCATCCATGGAGGAAAAGTTGGAAAAGGATGGCCATAAGGCTCATACCCTTCAAGTGCTAATAATATCTGCGGGCAACACATTTGAAGTTCGGGGTGACTCAATTGAAGTTGTTGATGTTGACCACTGGGATTGTACGTGTAAGGGGTGGCAACTTACTGGATTGCCATGTAGTCATGCAATTGCAGTCCTTGAATGTCTTGCTCGTAGCCCTTATGATTTTTGCTCCAGATATTTCACAACTGAAAGCTACAGATTAACATATTCAGAGTCGGTGCATCCTGTTCCTCAAGTCGACTTGCCCATACAGAAAAGATCTCTACAGGCCTCAGTTACTGTAACTCCTCCTCCTACACGTCGTCCACCTGGTCGACCTACATCAAAACGATATGGATCCCCAGAGGTGATGAAACGTCAACTTCAATGCAGCAGATGCAAGGGGCTCGGGCACAACAAGTCAACCTGCAAAGAATTACTGCAGAGTGTTTGA
- the LOC111777317 gene encoding uncharacterized protein LOC111777317 isoform X2 has translation MLLYHGGDAHAIDVDDKMKFNEFKVEVAEMFNCDMDTMSIKYFLPGNRKTLISLSNDKDLKRMLKFHGDSATVDIFVIMEEVMAPNISNLPASRSSRTTLSETVVPVDGTPLAVVHGIGDDNTESDIPLDGALDVVDDTNPLVTHIDIAGDITPILPLLGSSDDKNGKGAQQWQNTITGVGQRFSSVHEFRESLRKYAIAHQFAFRYKKNDSHRVTVKCKAECCPWRIHASRLSTTPLICIKKMNSTHTCEGAVATTGHQATRSWVASIVREKLKVFPNYKPKDIVHDIKQEYGIQLNYFQAWRGKEIAKEQLQGSYKEAYNQLPFLCEKIMDTNPGSLATCDTKEDSSFHRLFVSFHASLGGFQQGCRPLIFLDSIPLKSKYQGTLLAATAADGDDGFFPVAFSVVDTESDDNWGWFLLQLKSALSTSCPITFVADRQKGLTVSIASIFKGSFHGYCLRYLTEQLIRDLKGQFSHEVKRLIVEDFYAAAYAPKPENFQRCVESIKSISLEAYNWILQSEPQNWANAFFEGARYNHMTSNFGEMFYSWVSEAHELPITQMVDVIRVKIMELIYTRRADSDQWLTRLTPSMEEKLEKDGHKAHTLQVLIISAGNTFEVRGDSIEVVDVDHWDCTCKGWQLTGLPCSHAIAVLECLARSPYDFCSRYFTTESYRLTYSESVHPVPQVDLPIQKRSLQASVTVTPPPTRRPPGRPTSKRYGSPEVMKRQLQCSRCKGLGHNKSTCKELLQSV, from the exons ATGCTTTTATACCATGGAGGAGATGCCCATGCTATTGATGTggatgataaaatgaagttTAATGAGTTCAAGGTGGAAGTAGCCGAAATGTTTAATTGTGATATGGACACTATGTCGATCAAATACTTTCTCCCTGGCAACAGGAAGACTCTCATTTCACTCTCCAATGACAAGGATCTAAAGCGCATGTTAAAGTTTCATGGAGATTCTGCCACTGTTGATATTTTTGTAATCATGGAAGAAGTTATGGCTCCCAACATCTCAAATTTGCCTGCCAGTAG GTCAAGTAGAACGACTTTGTCAGAAACAGTGGTACCGGTTGATGGTACCCCATTGGCTGTCGTCCATGGTATTGGGGATGATAATACCGAGTCTGATATCCCGCTTGATGGTGCACTGGATGTTGTGGATGACACAAACCCTTTAGTTACCCACATTGATATAGCAGGTGACATCACACcaattcttcctcttcttggTTCAAGTGATGACAAGAATGGCAAAGGTGCACAGCAGTGGCAGAATACCATTACTGGGGTGGGTCAACGATTTAGCAGTGTTCATGAGTTTCGGGAATCACTTCGTAAATATGCCATTGCACATCAATTTGCATTCAGGTACAAGAAAAATGATAGTCATCGGGTGACTGTTAAATGCAAGGCTGAATGTTGCCCTTGGCGGATTCATGCATCGAGATTATCAACCACTCCATTAATATGTATTAAGAAGATGAATTCCACACATACTTGTGAAGGAGCAGTTGCGACTACAGGTCACCAGGCTACAAGGAGTTGGGTGGCAAGTattgttagggagaagttaaAAGTTTTCCCAAATTACAAACCAAAAGATATTGTTCATGACATCAAACAGGAATATGGAATACAATTAAACTACTTTCAGGCCTGGCGTGGGAAAGAAATAGCAAAGGAGCAGCTTCAGGGCTCATATAAAGAAGCATATAATCAGTTACCTTTTTTATGTGAAAAAATAATGGATACGAATCCTGGTAGCCTTGCCACCTGCGACACTAAAGAAGACTCGAGCTTTCACCGTCTCTTTGTCTCGTTCCATGCTTCATTAGGTGGTTTCCAACAGGGTTGCCGTCCTCTTATTTTCCTCGACAGCATTCCTTTAAAGTCAAAATATCAAGGAACATTATTGGCTGCAACAGCTGCAGATGGAGATGATGGTTTTTTTCCTGTTGCTTTTTCCGTAGTAGATACAGAAAGTGATGATAACTGGGGCTGGTTTCTTTTACAATTGAAATCAGCGTTGTCAACATCTTGTCCTATAACGTTCGTGGCAGATAGACAGAAAGGTTTAACTGTTTCAATTGCGAGTATATTCAAGGGCTCGTTTCATGGTTATTGCCTAAGGTACTTGACTGAACAACTTATAAGAGACTTGAAAGGACAATTTTCTCATGAGGTGAAGCGGCTCATAGTTGAGGACTTCTATGCTGCTGCTTATGCACCTAAACCGGAAAATTTTCAGAGGTGCGTTGAAAGCATTAAAAGCATATCACTAGAAGCTTACAATTGGATCCTACAAAGTGAACCCCAGAATTGGGCCAATGCATTCTTCGAGGGTGCTAGGTATAACCACATGACATCAAACTTCGGAGAGATGTTCTATAGTTGGGTATCAGAGGCACATGAATTGCCCATCACGCAGATGGTTGACGTGATTAGGGTTAAGATAATGGAATTGATCTATACACGGCGGGCAGATTCTGATCAATGGTTGACGCGGCTAACCCCATCCATGGAGGAAAAGTTGGAAAAGGATGGCCATAAGGCTCATACCCTTCAAGTGCTAATAATATCTGCGGGCAACACATTTGAAGTTCGGGGTGACTCAATTGAAGTTGTTGATGTTGACCACTGGGATTGTACGTGTAAGGGGTGGCAACTTACTGGATTGCCATGTAGTCATGCAATTGCAGTCCTTGAATGTCTTGCTCGTAGCCCTTATGATTTTTGCTCCAGATATTTCACAACTGAAAGCTACAGATTAACATATTCAGAGTCGGTGCATCCTGTTCCTCAAGTCGACTTGCCCATACAGAAAAGATCTCTACAGGCCTCAGTTACTGTAACTCCTCCTCCTACACGTCGTCCACCTGGTCGACCTACATCAAAACGATATGGATCCCCAGAGGTGATGAAACGTCAACTTCAATGCAGCAGATGCAAGGGGCTCGGGCACAACAAGTCAACCTGCAAAGAATTACTGCAGAGTGTTTGA